A window of the Lolium perenne isolate Kyuss_39 chromosome 7, Kyuss_2.0, whole genome shotgun sequence genome harbors these coding sequences:
- the LOC127312577 gene encoding probable histone acetyltransferase HAC-like 1, which yields MNPGSAHWTPQQQPVQMNPGSGHGMPQQQPVMPQQQPVMPQQQQTQAASGQTSADRFKAMRIRMLQRIVSIIAKQRSLSSMTPEVLHYARRVEDVLHKTYPTMAAYYAMITGSQNGPLNHAFQTVIADNRRRQQLAGQVASGSSYGTMIPTPGMAQSANVNSAASHLMDTRFTGGNSNTGSMYNGHQNTSTNIPGGIPVDTTSEGMQRPSHMIPTPGFSNHPTSLPNSEYPSGAGCLNVESNIAPQMQHQEKPFGSNQGYQMQPLGSLAVSTVHSNILDKSSYGSSDAKMNGGMGIHSSNMQPINRTTGSQACANLAPYGNRPLQQQFDAPLPQKSPSTSNHHMKAQVLTPPDKAQHYSCQRKMVQDGGQQPVSSDGHIVGCTVTSLDSKLSNLSTKEVKHESANTNDEINQLRWLLMLKHAEHCVAPVGSCKSQHCARVQEIVKHFRHCQTKNCSYRYCVQSKKLSCHYKNCINEQCTLCSKAKIRLRRSSEQAHKNSTDDHILIAKQSAVQRITNGALEDKMDIDLVRVETTDEQPLAPKRLKLHHVSPNASKNGHGIPYVSVHEPKPVLREQKNNMLPKQEAGLRVDTQHPVNPIGHGIDGKVSVVKNNMMPHVKQENVLADKDKNENFLDLKNKTNGRMDVTVSKSGKPKIKGVSLTELFTPEQIKEHTDSLKQWVGQSKAKVEMNQAMEHSDSACQLCEVTTLNFEPPPIYCSSCGVRIKRNALYYTAPTAETCHNFCLSCFNARSQTIQVEGNQFPKAKLVRKKNDEDTEEAWVMCDKCERWQHQICALFNCKRNESGEAEYTCPKCYVWEIEHGLRMPLPQSAVLGAKDLPRTVLSDHIEGRLFKRLREERQERATRDGKSFDEVCGADGLVVRVVSSVDKKLEVKPRFFEIFQEDKYPAEFPYKSKAILLFQKIEGVEVCLFGMYVQEYGAECADPNQRRVYLSYLDSVKFFRPEVKTVSGEALRTYVYHEILIGYLEYCKQRGFTSCYIWACPPLKGEDYILYCHPEIQKTPRSDLLREWYLSMLRKATKERIVVETTNLYDHFFITTKECKAKVTAARLPYFDGDYWPGTAEDMINQYFVEEDDRKLQRKGKVKKTITKRALRAAGQTDLCGNASKDAILMQKLGETIYPMKEDFIMVHLQHSCSHCSTLMVAGKRWVCRQCKSFYICDSCYDAEQQLDEKERHPSNSRDSHVLHPVDIVGVPKDTKDRDDIIECEFFDTRQAFLSLCQGNRYQHETLRRAKHSSMMILYHLHNPTAPAFVISCNICKLDIETGQGWRCEECPEFDVCAACYEKDRGGNHRHKLTNQPSSAGAQSKEARQMRVQQARVMLDLLVHAQACRTTGCQYKNCRRIKGLFNHAGKCPKRASGGCKACMKMWSLLHFHARACKELKCDVPRCRDLKDIIRRSQQQAETRRRAAVNEMMRERAAEAAKRR from the exons ATGAACCCGGGCAGCGCTCACTGGACGCCGCAGCAGCAACCCGTGCAGATGAATCCAGGCAGCGGTCACGGTATGCCGCAGCAACAACCCGTGATGCCGCAGCAACAGCCCGTCATGCCGCAGCAACAACAGACGCAGGCTGCTTCGGGGCAAACCTCCGCGGATCGCTTCAAGGCGATGCGGATACGCATGCTTCAGAGGAT AGTAAGTATTATTGCAAAGCAGAGGAGCCTTTCTTCCATGACGCCAGAGGTGCTGCACTATGCGAGGCGGGTTGAAGACGTTCTGCACAAGACATATCCGACAATG GCTGCTTACTATGCAATGATAACGGGATCACAGAATGGACCTCTGAATCATGCTTTTCAGACCGTTATAGCCGATAATCGGCGACGCCAACAATTGGCGGGGCAGGTAGCATCTGGCTCCAGCTATGGCACAATGATTCCAACACCAGGTATGGCTCAGAGTGCAAATGTGAACTCTGCAGCGTCCCATTTGATGGACACCAGATTCACAGGTGGTAACTCAAATACAG GTTCTATGTATAATGGGCATCAGAATACATCCACCAATATCCCAGGTGGCATCCCTGTGGACACAACTTCAGAGGGCATGCAACGTCCAAGTCATATGATCCCAACTCCAGGATTTAGCAACCATCCAACTTCGCTTCCTAATTCTGAGTACCCAAGTGGAGCTGGATGCTTGAATGTGGAGTCAAATATTGCGCCACAAATGCAGCATCAAGAGAAGCCATTTGGTAGTAATCAAGGTTATCAAATGcagccccttgggagccttgctgTTTCTACGGTGCATTCAAACATTTTGGATAAGTCCTCATATGGTTCGTCAGATGCAAAAATGAATGGTGGAATGGGCATACACAGTTCAAATATGCAGCCAATAAACAGAACCACGGGATCACAAGCTTGTGCTAACCTAGCTCCTTATGGTAACAGACCGTTGCAGCAACAGTTTGATGCTCCTCTGCCACAGAAGTCACCAA GTACAAGTAACCATCATATGAAAGCCCAAGTCTTGACTCCGCCAGACAAG GCTCAGCATTATAGTTGCCAGAGAAAAATGGTACAAGATGGAGGACAACAGCCAGTTTCATCCGATGGGCACATTGTTGGGTGTACTGTGACTTCACTTGACTCTAAGCTGTCAAATCTCTCAACAAAAGAAGTTAAACATGAATCAGCAAACACCAATGATGAAATTAATCAGCTGCGGTGGTTACTGATGTTAAAGCATGCAGAACACTGTGTGGCTCCTGTGGGAAGTTGTAAATCTCAGCATTGTGCTCGTGTACAGGAGATTGTGAAGCATTTTAGACACTGTCAGACAAAAAATTGTTCATATCGGTACTGCGTGCAGTCAAAGAAGTTGTCTTGTCACTATAAGAACTGCATTAATGAGCAGTGTACTCTTTGCAGCAAGGCAAAGATAAGATTGCGCCGCTCTTCTGAACAAGCACACAAGAACAGTACTGATGACCATATATTAATTGCGAAGCAGAGTGCGGTTCAAAGAATTACCAATGGTGCACTCGAGGATAAAATGGATATTGACCTTGTCAGAGTTGAAACTACTGATGAGCAGCCATTGGCACCGAAACGTTTAAAGTTGCATCACGTGTCTCCCAATGCATCAAAGAATGGACATGGAATCCCTTATGTCTCTGTTCATGAACCAAAGCCAGTGTTGCGGGAGCAAAAAAACAATATGCTGCCGAAACAGGAGGCCGGTCTGAGGGTTGATACGCAACATCCAGTAAATCCAATTGGTCATGGTATTGATGGAAAAGTAAGTGTTGTGAAAAATAACATGATGCCtcatgttaagcaagaaaatgtaTTGGCTGACAAAGATAAAAATGAGAATTTTCTTGATCTTAAGAACAAAACAAATGGTCGTATGGATGTTACAGTGTCTAAATCAGGGAAACCGAAGATAAAGGGTGTTTCACTCACAGAATTGTTCACTCCAGAACAAATTAAAGAGCACACCGACAGTCTAAAGCAATGGGTTGGTCag AGCAAAGCTAAAGTTGAAATGAATCAAGCGATGGAACATTCGGACAGCGCATGCCAGCTTTGCGAAGTAACGACGCTTAATTTTGAACCTCCACCGATATATTGTTCTTCCTGTGGTGTTCGGATAAAACGAAATGCACTATACTACACTGCTCCTACAGCTGAGACCTGTCACAACTTCTGTCTTTCGTGTTTCAACGCTCGCAGTCAGACAATTCAGGTGGAAGGTAATCAGTTTCCCAAGGCAAAACTTGTTAGAAAGAAAAATGATGAAGACACAGAAGAAGCG TGGGTTATGTGTGACAAATGTGAACGCTGGCAGCATCAGATTTGTGCCCTTTTCAATTGCAAAAGGAACGAGTCAGGAGAAGCAGAATATACGTGCCCCAAGTGCTATGTTTGGGAGATAGAGCATGGTTTGCGTATGCCTTTGCCGCAAAGTGCTGTTCTTGGCGCGAAGGATCTGCCAAGGACCGTGCTTAGCGATCATATAGAAGGACGCCTTTTTAAACGGCTCAGGGAAGAGAGACAGGAACGTGCGACTCGTGATGGGAAAAGCTTTGATGAG GTTTGTGGAGCAGATGGACTTGTGGTCAGGGTTGTTTCATCAGTGGACAAAAAATTGGAAGTTAAACCACGTTTTTTTGAGATTTTTCAAGAAGACAAGTATCCAGCAGAATTCCCTTACAAATCCAAG GCTATTCTCTTATTTCAGAAAATAGAAGGCGTTGAAGTATGCCTATTTGGCATGTATGTTCAAGAATATGGTGCAGAATGTGCAGACCCAAACCAACGACGGGTTTATCTGTCATACCTTGATTCTGTCAAATTCTTTAGACCTGAAGTAAAAACAGTGTCTGGGGAGGCCTTGAGGACATATGTCTATCATGAGATTCTG ATAGGTTATCTTGAGTATTGTAAGCAGCGCGGATTCACTAGCTGCTACATATGGGCCTGCCCACCTTTGAAGGGTGAAGATTACATTCTATATTGTCATCCAGAGATTCAGAAGACACCAAGGTCTGATTTGCTGCGCGAATG GTACTTATCTATGCTTCGAAAAGCTACCAAGGAGCGCATAGTTGTTGAGACAACAAATCTCTATGATCACTTTTTTATCACTACCAAAGAATGCAAGGCTAAAGTTACGGCAGCTCGGTTGCCATATTTTGATGGAGATTATTGGCCAGGAACTGCAGAAGATATGATCAACCAGTATTTCGTAGAAGAAGACGATAGAAAGTTGCAAAGGAAGGGGAAAGTAAAAAAGACTATCACAAAGAGAGCTCTTAGAGCTGCTGGCCAGACTGATTTATGTGGGAATGCTTCAAAGGATGCTATCTTGATGCAAAAG CTTGGAGAAACCATTTACCCAATGAAGGAAGATTTCATCATGGTCCATTTGCAGCACTCTTGCAGTCACTGCTCTACTCTTATGGTAGCTGGAAAACGCTGGGTCTGCCGCCAATGCAAAAGTTTTTATATTTGTGACAG TTGTTATGATGCAGAGCAACAGCTTGACGAAAAGGAGCGGCACCCGAGTAATAGTAGAGACTCGCATGTGCTCCACCCA GTTGACATTGTTGGTGTGCCCAAAGATACAAAGGATAGAGACGATATCATAGAGTGCGAGTTTTTCGACACCCGGCAGGCGTTCCTGAGTCTTTGTCAAGGAAACCGCTATCAACATGAGACACTTCGCCGCGCAAAACATTCCTCAATGATGATATTATACCACCTTCATAATCCAACTGCACCAGCTTTTGTTATCTCGTGCAACATCTGCAAACTCGATATTGAAACCGGTCAAGGGTGGCGATGTGAAGAATGCCCAGAATTTGATGTATGTGCTGCATGTTACGAGAAAGACAGAGGTGGCAATCACCGTCACAAGTTGACGAATCAGCCGTCATCTGCAGGTGCTCAAAGTAAAGAAGCTCGCCAGATGCGTGTTCAGCAG GCACGGGTGATGCTCGACCTTTTGGTGCACGCTCAGGCATGTCGTACCACTGGTTGCCAGTATAAAAATTGCAGGAGAATCAAGGGACTGTTCAACCACGCTGGGAAGTGCCCAAAACGGGCGTCTGGAGGCTGTAAAGCGTGTATGAAGATGTGGTCTCTGCTCCACTTCCATGCCCGAGCTTGCAAGGAGTTGAAATGCGACGTACCAAGATGCAG GGATCTGAAAGACATTATAAGAAGATCGCAGCAGCAGGCTGAAACCAGGAGGAGGGCTGCCGTGAACGAGATGATGAGGGAGAGAGCTGCAGAGGCTGCTAAGAGGAGGTAG
- the LOC127312578 gene encoding protein HIGH CHLOROPHYLL FLUORESCENCE PHENOTYPE 173, chloroplastic isoform X1, producing the protein MAPGRERHSAGRFICLRGPGVVLEYTERKYNANGAEQSFCWFEPSPAMVAAVSPPGAAGAAAVSGATIIASFHSGHCASPSRALPLPAGAGAAAARRYHHHSGACCFAAAKPTPAPVASELDDDDAGLSTNGADPKPPTRKKRRSRKGKKSAAALEEEEAARRKAEKDAAAAKRKAEEEESRAATAGLDLDEVMAVSPVGLGRRSRQLFDEVWRKFSRLGQMSSASATEALAEEEQAVLSRGGPMCEFTVPGAQDTTVLVVGATSRIGRIVVRKLMLRGYNVKALVRRDDAEVIDMLPRSVDIVVGDVGDPLTVQSAVSGCSKIIYCATARSTITGDLNRVDNQGVRNVSKAFQDYYNEMAQLRAGKSSKSKLLIAKFKSKKSLNGWEVNQGSYFPNTYASGSRFDEGIDASFEFSQDGQAVFAGFVFTRGGYVEISRRLSLPLGSTLDRYDGLILSVGGNGRSYVVILETGPLADTSQSKQYFARMTTKVGFCRVRVPFSAFRPVKPEDPPLDPFLVHTLTIRFEPKRQRPGDASQGGTDPRNFELILEYIKALPTGQETDFILVSCTGSGIEPNRREQVLKAKKAGEDALRRSGLGYTIVRPGPLQEEPGGQRALIFDQGNRISQAISCADVADICVKALHDSTARNKSFDVCYEYVAEQGNELYELVAHLPDKANNYLTPALSVLEKNT; encoded by the exons ATGGCGCCCGGGCGGGAGCGCCACTCAGCCGGCCGCTTTATCTGCCTGCGGGGGCCGGGAGTGGTCTTGGAATATACCGAGAGAAAATACAACGCAAACGGAGCAGAACAGAGCTTCTGCTGGTTCGAACCATCGCCGGCCATGGTAGCTGCCGTGTCTCCTCCCGGCgcggcgggggcggcggccgtGAGCGGCGCCACGATCATCGCCTCCTTCCACAGCGGCCACTGCGCGTCCCCGTCCCGCGCGCTCCCGCTGCCTGCCGGTGCCGGCGCCGCCGCGGCCAGGCGGTACCACCACCACAGCGGCGCATGCTGCTTCGCCGCCGCGAAGCCCACGCCGGCGCCCGTGGCATCCGAGCTGGACGACGACGATGCCGGTCTGAGCACCAACGGCGCGGACCCGAAGCCGCCGACGCGGAAGAAGCGCCGGTCGCGGAAGGGCAAGAAGTCGGCCGccgcgctggaggaggaggaggcggccaggAGGAAGGCGGAGAAGGACGCGGCGGCGGCCAAGAGgaaggccgaggaggaggagagccGGGCGGCCACGGCCGGGCTGGACCTCGACGAGGTCATGGCGGTCAGCCCCGTGGGGCTGGGCCGGCGCTCGCGCCAGCTCTTCGACGAGGTGTGGCGCAAGTTCTCGCGCCTCGGGCAGATGTCCAGCGCGTCCGCCACCGAGGCGCTCGCGGAGGAGGAGCAGGCCGTGCTCAGCCGCGGCGGGCCCATGTGCGAGTTCACCGTGCCCGGCGCTCAGGACACCACCGTGCTCGTCGTTGGTGCAACCAGCCGCATCGGACGCATCGTCGTCCGCAAGCTCATGCTCCGTGGCTACAATGTCAAG GCTTTAGTTAGAAGGGACGATGCTGAAGTGATCGACATGCTTCCGAGGTCGGTGGACATCGTTGTTGGCGACGTTGGTGATCCTCTAACTGTGCAATCAGCCGTGTCAGGTTGCAGCAAGATCATCTATTGCGCAACCGCGCGCTCGACCATTACCGGAGACCTAAACAGAGTTGATAACCAAGGAGTCAGGAATGTCAGCAAGGCTTTCCAG GATTACTACAATGAGATGGCTCAACTCAGGGCTGGTAAAAGCAGCAAGAGCAAACTTTTGATAGCGAAATTCAAATCTAAGAAGTCTCTGAATGGCTGGGAGGTGAATCAGGGATCTTACTTCCCAAATACCTACGCTTCTGGTTCTAGGTTCGATGAAGGTATCGATGCATCATTTGAATTTTCACAAGATGGCCAGGCCGTTTTTGCAG GATTTGTTTTCACCAGAGGCGGATATGTTGAGATATCAAGGAGGCTTTCTCTTCCTCTCGGTTCCACCCTAGACAG GTACGATGGCTTGATTCTCTCGGTGGGTGGAAATGGAAGATCATATGTTGTTATTCTTGAGACTGGTCCATTGGCTGACACCTCACAGAGTAAGCAGTATTTTGCTCGGATGACTACAAAAGTAGGCTTTTGTCGG GTGAGAGTACCTTTTTCGGCTTTTCGGCCAGTAAAACCAGAAGATCCTCCCCTAGACCCTTTTCTTGTGCATACCTTAACCATTAGGTTCGAACCAAAAAGGCAG AGACCTGGTGATGCATCCCAAGGTGGTACCGACCCCAGAAATTTTGAGCTAATACTGGAATACATCAAAGCTTTACCT ACCGGTCAAGAAACAGACTTCATACTGGTCTCATGCACAGGTTCTGGAATTGAGCCTAACAGAAGAGAACAAGTTCTAAAAGCAAAGAAG GCTGGAGAAGATGCGCTGAGGAGGTCAGGCCTTGGATACACAATTGTACGGCCAGGTCCACTGCAG GAAGAACCTGGTGGTCAGCGTGCACTGATCTTTGATCAAGGGAACAGAATCTCTCAG GCTATCAGCTGCGCGGATGTGGCAGATATCTGTGTCAAAGCATTGCATGATTCCACGGCGAGAAACAAAAGTTTTGAT GTATGCTACGAGTATGTTGCTGAGCAAGGAAACGAACTCTATGAACTT gtggcTCATTTGccagacaaggctaacaactatctTACACCGGCACTATCGGTTCTAGAGAAAAACACCTGA
- the LOC127312578 gene encoding protein HIGH CHLOROPHYLL FLUORESCENCE PHENOTYPE 173, chloroplastic isoform X2, with protein MAPGRERHSAGRFICLRGPGVVLEYTERKYNANGAEQSFCWFEPSPAMVAAVSPPGAAGAAAVSGATIIASFHSGHCASPSRALPLPAGAGAAAARRYHHHSGACCFAAAKPTPAPVASELDDDDAGLSTNGADPKPPTRKKRRSRKGKKSAAALEEEEAARRKAEKDAAAAKRKAEEEESRAATAGLDLDEVMAVSPVGLGRRSRQLFDEVWRKFSRLGQMSSASATEALAEEEQAVLSRGGPMCEFTVPGAQDTTVLVVGATSRIGRIVVRKLMLRGYNVKALVRRDDAEVIDMLPRSVDIVVGDVGDPLTVQSAVSGCSKIIYCATARSTITGDLNRVDNQGVRNVSKAFQDYYNEMAQLRAGKSSKSKLLIAKFKSKKSLNGWEVNQGSYFPNTYASGSRFDEGIDASFEFSQDGQAVFAGFVFTRGGYVEISRRLSLPLGSTLDRYDGLILSVGGNGRSYVVILETGPLADTSQSKQYFARMTTKVGFCRVRVPFSAFRPVKPEDPPLDPFLVHTLTIRFEPKRQRPGDASQGGTDPRNFELILEYIKALPTGQETDFILVSCTGSGIEPNRREQVLKAKKAGEDALRRSGLGYTIVRPGPLQEEPGGQRALIFDQGNRISQAISCADVADICVKALHDSTARNKSFDVCNEYVAEQGNELYELVAHLPDKANNYLTPALSVLEKNT; from the exons ATGGCGCCCGGGCGGGAGCGCCACTCAGCCGGCCGCTTTATCTGCCTGCGGGGGCCGGGAGTGGTCTTGGAATATACCGAGAGAAAATACAACGCAAACGGAGCAGAACAGAGCTTCTGCTGGTTCGAACCATCGCCGGCCATGGTAGCTGCCGTGTCTCCTCCCGGCgcggcgggggcggcggccgtGAGCGGCGCCACGATCATCGCCTCCTTCCACAGCGGCCACTGCGCGTCCCCGTCCCGCGCGCTCCCGCTGCCTGCCGGTGCCGGCGCCGCCGCGGCCAGGCGGTACCACCACCACAGCGGCGCATGCTGCTTCGCCGCCGCGAAGCCCACGCCGGCGCCCGTGGCATCCGAGCTGGACGACGACGATGCCGGTCTGAGCACCAACGGCGCGGACCCGAAGCCGCCGACGCGGAAGAAGCGCCGGTCGCGGAAGGGCAAGAAGTCGGCCGccgcgctggaggaggaggaggcggccaggAGGAAGGCGGAGAAGGACGCGGCGGCGGCCAAGAGgaaggccgaggaggaggagagccGGGCGGCCACGGCCGGGCTGGACCTCGACGAGGTCATGGCGGTCAGCCCCGTGGGGCTGGGCCGGCGCTCGCGCCAGCTCTTCGACGAGGTGTGGCGCAAGTTCTCGCGCCTCGGGCAGATGTCCAGCGCGTCCGCCACCGAGGCGCTCGCGGAGGAGGAGCAGGCCGTGCTCAGCCGCGGCGGGCCCATGTGCGAGTTCACCGTGCCCGGCGCTCAGGACACCACCGTGCTCGTCGTTGGTGCAACCAGCCGCATCGGACGCATCGTCGTCCGCAAGCTCATGCTCCGTGGCTACAATGTCAAG GCTTTAGTTAGAAGGGACGATGCTGAAGTGATCGACATGCTTCCGAGGTCGGTGGACATCGTTGTTGGCGACGTTGGTGATCCTCTAACTGTGCAATCAGCCGTGTCAGGTTGCAGCAAGATCATCTATTGCGCAACCGCGCGCTCGACCATTACCGGAGACCTAAACAGAGTTGATAACCAAGGAGTCAGGAATGTCAGCAAGGCTTTCCAG GATTACTACAATGAGATGGCTCAACTCAGGGCTGGTAAAAGCAGCAAGAGCAAACTTTTGATAGCGAAATTCAAATCTAAGAAGTCTCTGAATGGCTGGGAGGTGAATCAGGGATCTTACTTCCCAAATACCTACGCTTCTGGTTCTAGGTTCGATGAAGGTATCGATGCATCATTTGAATTTTCACAAGATGGCCAGGCCGTTTTTGCAG GATTTGTTTTCACCAGAGGCGGATATGTTGAGATATCAAGGAGGCTTTCTCTTCCTCTCGGTTCCACCCTAGACAG GTACGATGGCTTGATTCTCTCGGTGGGTGGAAATGGAAGATCATATGTTGTTATTCTTGAGACTGGTCCATTGGCTGACACCTCACAGAGTAAGCAGTATTTTGCTCGGATGACTACAAAAGTAGGCTTTTGTCGG GTGAGAGTACCTTTTTCGGCTTTTCGGCCAGTAAAACCAGAAGATCCTCCCCTAGACCCTTTTCTTGTGCATACCTTAACCATTAGGTTCGAACCAAAAAGGCAG AGACCTGGTGATGCATCCCAAGGTGGTACCGACCCCAGAAATTTTGAGCTAATACTGGAATACATCAAAGCTTTACCT ACCGGTCAAGAAACAGACTTCATACTGGTCTCATGCACAGGTTCTGGAATTGAGCCTAACAGAAGAGAACAAGTTCTAAAAGCAAAGAAG GCTGGAGAAGATGCGCTGAGGAGGTCAGGCCTTGGATACACAATTGTACGGCCAGGTCCACTGCAG GAAGAACCTGGTGGTCAGCGTGCACTGATCTTTGATCAAGGGAACAGAATCTCTCAG